The following proteins come from a genomic window of Ilumatobacter coccineus YM16-304:
- a CDS encoding TIGR03564 family F420-dependent LLM class oxidoreductase — MKIGLNATTLLGRASVADMAAHAAAAESAGFSGWWLAELPTGGFDALTALAVIGQSVEQMEIGTAVVPTFPRHPVMLAGQALTVQGSIRSKLSLGIGLSHQVMMAELGLADDKPIRHLREYLEVLMPLVTDGRVDADGETLTGRAAAIYPVTEPVEVVVAALGPQALRVAGRLASGTNLAWVGPLTIRDHIVPTITDAAEQADRPSPRVIATLPVGVTDDPAAAREVLTANTQMYMELPSYQAMFEREGVSSTGELGLFGSADEVTERIAHLAECGVTDFAASEFGLDADARAQTRELLTNLAAQHNAPNNAS, encoded by the coding sequence ATGAAGATCGGTCTCAACGCAACCACGCTGCTCGGTCGAGCCTCCGTCGCCGACATGGCGGCGCATGCCGCCGCAGCAGAATCGGCAGGCTTCTCGGGCTGGTGGCTCGCTGAGCTGCCGACCGGCGGGTTCGACGCGCTGACGGCGCTCGCGGTCATCGGTCAGTCGGTCGAACAGATGGAGATCGGTACCGCGGTCGTGCCGACGTTCCCCCGGCATCCGGTGATGCTCGCCGGCCAGGCACTCACCGTGCAGGGCTCGATCCGCTCGAAGCTGTCACTCGGCATCGGGCTGTCGCACCAGGTGATGATGGCCGAACTCGGTCTCGCCGACGACAAGCCGATCCGCCACCTTCGTGAGTACCTCGAGGTGCTGATGCCGCTGGTCACCGACGGGCGTGTCGACGCCGACGGCGAAACCCTCACCGGCCGAGCGGCGGCGATCTATCCGGTGACCGAACCGGTCGAGGTCGTCGTGGCCGCACTCGGCCCGCAGGCGCTGCGCGTCGCCGGTCGGCTGGCGTCGGGAACGAACCTGGCGTGGGTCGGGCCGTTGACGATCCGCGACCACATCGTCCCGACGATCACCGACGCAGCCGAACAGGCCGACCGGCCGTCCCCTCGCGTGATCGCCACGCTGCCCGTCGGCGTCACCGACGATCCGGCGGCCGCTCGCGAGGTGCTGACCGCCAACACACAGATGTACATGGAGCTTCCGTCGTATCAGGCGATGTTCGAACGCGAAGGCGTGTCGTCGACCGGTGAGCTCGGACTCTTCGGCTCGGCCGACGAGGTGACCGAACGGATCGCGCACCTCGCCGAGTGCGGCGTCACCGACTTCGCCGCATCCGAGTTCGGCCTCGACGCCGACGCCCGCGCCCAGACCCGCGAACTGCTCACGAACCTCGCCGCCCAGCACAACGCGCCGAACAACGCCAGCTGA
- a CDS encoding DoxX family protein, protein MARRSTLAAAAFFTGAGTMHFVRPDFFESVVPDWFPDKKLANLGSGAVEVVLGVGLLSPRTRKLSALGLIALLIGVFPANVDSALNDVQIKPGDDGRMTRSVGTAAGPARIANWVRLPLQLPLIWWMWRVAKTADPRSGSKVSNDSTA, encoded by the coding sequence ATGGCTCGCCGATCGACACTCGCCGCCGCAGCGTTCTTCACGGGGGCCGGAACGATGCACTTCGTGCGTCCCGACTTCTTCGAGTCGGTGGTGCCCGACTGGTTTCCCGACAAGAAGCTCGCGAACCTCGGCAGCGGTGCCGTCGAGGTCGTGCTGGGCGTGGGGCTGCTGTCGCCTCGGACGCGCAAGTTGTCGGCGCTCGGGCTGATCGCGCTGCTGATCGGCGTCTTCCCGGCCAACGTCGATTCGGCGCTCAACGACGTCCAGATCAAGCCCGGCGACGACGGCAGGATGACGCGCTCGGTCGGCACTGCCGCGGGCCCGGCCCGCATCGCCAACTGGGTTCGCCTCCCGTTGCAGCTCCCGCTGATCTGGTGGATGTGGCGCGTGGCCAAGACCGCCGATCCACGCTCCGGGTCGAAGGTGTCGAACGACTCGACCGCCTGA
- the nadA gene encoding quinolinate synthase NadA has translation MADPVDIDVLPSDWREQVLQLAEEKDAVILAHNYQLPEIQDIAHHTGDSLGLSRVAAEVDASTIVFCGVHFMAESAKILSYDKTILIPDERAGCSLAETITADQLRAWKAEHPGAAVVSYVNTTAAVKAETDICCTSSNAVEVVQSIPADQEILFCPDQFLGAHVQRLTGRENMHIWMGECHVHAGINGADLKDRVEAEPDAELFVHPECGCATSALYLVGAGVVPEARTKILSTGGMIAAARETSASTVLVATETGMIHQLEKAAPEVNFEPVNRAAVCKYMKMITPSKLLRSLKTGTDEVTLDRDIADAARQSVERMVAIGTPSATAE, from the coding sequence ATGGCTGATCCGGTCGACATCGACGTGCTCCCCTCCGACTGGCGCGAGCAGGTCCTCCAGCTCGCCGAGGAGAAGGACGCGGTCATCCTGGCGCACAACTACCAGCTCCCCGAAATCCAAGACATCGCGCACCACACCGGCGATTCGCTCGGTCTGTCGCGTGTCGCTGCCGAGGTCGACGCCTCGACGATCGTGTTCTGCGGCGTGCACTTCATGGCCGAGTCGGCCAAGATCCTCAGCTACGACAAGACGATCCTGATCCCCGACGAGCGGGCCGGATGCTCGCTCGCCGAAACGATCACGGCCGACCAGCTCCGAGCGTGGAAGGCCGAACACCCGGGCGCCGCGGTCGTGTCGTACGTCAACACCACCGCCGCGGTCAAGGCCGAGACCGACATCTGTTGCACCTCGTCGAACGCGGTCGAGGTGGTGCAGTCGATCCCGGCCGACCAGGAGATCCTGTTCTGCCCCGACCAGTTCCTCGGTGCGCACGTGCAGCGCCTCACCGGTCGCGAGAACATGCACATCTGGATGGGGGAGTGTCACGTCCACGCCGGGATCAACGGCGCCGACCTCAAAGATCGTGTCGAGGCCGAACCCGACGCCGAGCTGTTCGTCCACCCCGAGTGCGGCTGTGCCACGAGTGCCCTCTACCTCGTCGGTGCCGGTGTGGTTCCCGAGGCCCGCACCAAGATCCTCTCCACCGGCGGCATGATCGCCGCGGCACGGGAGACGTCGGCGAGCACCGTGCTGGTGGCGACCGAGACCGGCATGATCCACCAGCTCGAGAAAGCCGCACCCGAGGTCAACTTCGAACCGGTCAACCGGGCGGCGGTGTGCAAGTACATGAAGATGATCACCCCGTCGAAGCTGCTTCGCTCGCTGAAGACCGGCACCGACGAGGTGACGCTCGATCGCGACATCGCCGACGCTGCTCGTCAGTCGGTCGAGCGGATGGTCGCCATCGGCACCCCGTCGGCGACCGCCGAGTGA
- a CDS encoding L-aspartate oxidase: protein MSLPRRLRAPAPTWERDVDVVVLGSGAAGLSAALALRPVRSVLVVTKDVLEAGSTQWAQGGLAGVLDPADSAENHVRDTLAAGAGLCDEAVVRELVDEAPKSIRYLMRLGAAFDPSHDPEPRPGFDLDIALTREGGHSHDRIVHSGGDRSGAEVQRTLDESALGAGVDVMNHTFALDLVMGVGVDGAEQCAGVSVARTDRNGVVQSVGTVNARAVVIACGGYGQVFASTSNPPAVTGDGIAMALRAGLPVRDMEFVQFHPTVMWRGPDARGQQALVSEAVRGEGAKLYDAAGERIMLGVHPQEDLAPRDVVSAAVSRRMAEAPGGVDDHVYLDATHLGERFYERFPSITAACREIGLDPATERIPVAPAAHYSCGGITAALDGSTALRGLYAVGEVSSTGVHGANRLASNSLTESIVAGTRVGRDLAWELPGPARVVVDPTDDPLAPPLFDPVRLREVKAAMSRHVGVVRSASSLSSALGALGSLARHMQQRTDGGVEPSRRSWEATNLLTIASAVVSSALARTESRGAHRRSDHPEQDDAWVRHLETVLDAVGAIDVRPER from the coding sequence ATGTCGCTCCCTCGCCGTCTCCGCGCTCCCGCACCGACCTGGGAGCGCGACGTCGACGTCGTGGTGCTCGGATCGGGTGCCGCCGGGCTCTCGGCAGCACTCGCGCTGCGCCCGGTGCGCAGCGTGCTCGTCGTGACCAAGGACGTGCTCGAAGCCGGATCGACGCAGTGGGCGCAAGGCGGCCTGGCCGGCGTGCTCGACCCTGCCGACTCGGCCGAGAACCACGTTCGCGACACGCTCGCCGCCGGTGCCGGGCTCTGCGACGAAGCCGTGGTGCGTGAGTTGGTCGACGAAGCGCCGAAGTCGATCCGCTACCTGATGCGTCTCGGCGCGGCGTTCGACCCGAGTCACGACCCCGAACCGCGGCCGGGGTTCGACCTCGACATCGCCCTCACTCGCGAAGGCGGGCACAGCCACGACCGCATCGTCCACTCCGGCGGCGACCGTTCGGGTGCCGAGGTGCAGCGCACCCTCGACGAATCGGCGCTGGGGGCGGGCGTCGACGTGATGAACCACACGTTCGCCCTCGACCTCGTCATGGGCGTGGGCGTCGACGGCGCCGAACAGTGCGCCGGGGTGAGCGTGGCGCGCACCGATCGCAACGGCGTGGTCCAGTCGGTCGGCACCGTCAACGCTCGCGCCGTGGTCATCGCGTGTGGCGGCTACGGCCAGGTGTTCGCCTCCACCTCCAATCCGCCGGCCGTCACCGGCGACGGCATCGCGATGGCACTGCGTGCCGGACTGCCGGTGCGTGACATGGAGTTCGTGCAGTTCCACCCCACCGTGATGTGGCGTGGCCCCGACGCCCGAGGTCAGCAGGCGCTCGTGTCGGAAGCGGTGCGCGGCGAAGGCGCCAAGCTCTACGACGCCGCCGGTGAACGGATCATGCTGGGCGTGCACCCGCAGGAGGACCTCGCACCGCGCGACGTCGTGTCGGCTGCCGTGAGCCGTCGCATGGCCGAAGCGCCGGGCGGCGTCGACGACCACGTGTACCTCGATGCGACGCATCTGGGCGAGCGCTTCTACGAACGGTTCCCGTCGATCACGGCCGCCTGCCGAGAGATCGGACTCGACCCGGCCACCGAGCGCATCCCCGTCGCACCCGCAGCGCACTACTCGTGTGGCGGGATCACCGCAGCGCTCGACGGATCGACCGCGCTGCGCGGTCTGTACGCCGTCGGTGAGGTCAGTTCGACCGGCGTGCACGGCGCCAACCGTCTCGCCTCGAACAGCCTGACGGAGTCGATCGTCGCCGGGACGCGCGTCGGGCGCGACCTCGCGTGGGAGTTGCCCGGCCCGGCCCGGGTCGTCGTCGACCCGACCGACGACCCGCTCGCACCGCCACTGTTCGACCCCGTACGCCTGCGCGAGGTGAAGGCCGCGATGTCACGCCACGTCGGCGTGGTGCGGTCGGCGTCGTCGCTCAGTTCGGCGCTCGGCGCACTCGGTTCGCTCGCTCGCCACATGCAGCAGCGGACCGACGGTGGCGTCGAGCCGAGTCGGCGTTCGTGGGAGGCGACCAACCTGCTCACGATCGCGTCGGCGGTCGTGTCGTCGGCGCTCGCTCGCACCGAGAGCCGAGGGGCGCATCGACGCTCCGATCACCCCGAGCAGGACGACGCGTGGGTGCGCCACCTCGAAACCGTGCTCGACGCCGTCGGCGCCATCGACGTGCGACCCGAACGATGA
- the nadC gene encoding carboxylating nicotinate-nucleotide diphosphorylase yields the protein MFVFHPLSTATRDRLIGAGLDPDALSALVRHAVQEDLMGGIDVTSTATIPADQRSVATFGAREQGVVAGLPIVAAVIDTVCGGAASEFEYLVADGSRVEPGTDVARVTAPTRLLLTAERTGLNLLCHLSGVASLTRRWADALDGTPATVRDTRKTTPGLRAVEKYAVRCGGGANHRMGLSDMALVKDNHVAAAGGVAEAYERVRALAATIPVEIEVDTLDGLRAAITAGADEVLIDNFAPDQMREAVAIRNEMNPAVRLEASGGLTLDTARAVGETGVDLIAVGELTHSARVLDLGLDLREVLDG from the coding sequence ATGTTCGTGTTCCACCCGCTCTCGACGGCCACACGCGATCGACTGATCGGTGCGGGCCTCGACCCCGATGCGCTTTCGGCGCTCGTGCGCCATGCGGTGCAAGAAGACCTCATGGGTGGCATCGACGTCACCTCGACCGCCACCATCCCGGCCGATCAGCGCAGCGTCGCCACATTCGGAGCGCGCGAGCAGGGCGTGGTGGCCGGGCTGCCGATCGTCGCCGCCGTCATCGACACCGTGTGCGGTGGCGCGGCGAGCGAGTTCGAGTACCTCGTCGCCGACGGGTCGCGCGTCGAGCCCGGAACCGACGTCGCCCGCGTCACCGCGCCGACGCGGCTCCTGCTCACCGCCGAACGCACAGGGCTCAACCTGCTCTGCCATCTGTCGGGTGTGGCGTCGCTCACTCGGCGTTGGGCAGACGCGCTCGACGGAACACCGGCGACGGTGCGCGACACCCGCAAGACCACGCCCGGTCTGCGGGCGGTCGAGAAGTACGCCGTGCGCTGCGGCGGGGGAGCCAACCACCGGATGGGCCTCTCCGACATGGCGCTCGTCAAAGACAACCACGTCGCTGCGGCAGGTGGCGTCGCCGAGGCCTACGAGCGTGTGCGTGCGCTCGCCGCCACCATCCCCGTCGAGATCGAAGTCGACACGCTCGACGGTCTGCGAGCCGCGATCACCGCCGGCGCCGACGAGGTGCTGATCGACAACTTCGCTCCCGACCAGATGCGCGAGGCGGTCGCCATCCGCAACGAGATGAACCCTGCTGTGCGCCTGGAGGCGAGCGGCGGGCTCACACTCGACACCGCCCGCGCCGTCGGTGAGACCGGGGTCGACCTGATCGCCGTCGGCGAACTGACCCACTCGGCGCGGGTGCTCGACCTCGGCCTCGATCTGCGCGAAGTACTCGACGGCTGA
- a CDS encoding FKBP-type peptidyl-prolyl cis-trans isomerase, with protein MRRTAMITTAGLLVLSACGSGSSGDTAESPSTDPVTTEADADTTDETTSTDPADDATTDEPADVDTTPTNPDKPVVEIPDEAPTELVRTVLDEGTGEPAVVGDTLIVDYVGVRTVDGVEFDNSYDREPFPITLGAGSVIQGWEDGLLGTKQGERVQLDIPSELGYGEAARSEVIRENEDLTFVIDVLALVTAADPADAPTEPGVPLSEGAEATTFDDLVVGEGDPLEPGMTALIRYVNFRGDNGVAIESNWTADPLQIPYSADQLFPGLFLGMEGMNIGGRRAITIPPDDGFGPDGNPQGGLPAGTDMIFVIELLGAY; from the coding sequence ATGCGTCGGACAGCAATGATCACCACCGCCGGACTTCTCGTGCTCAGCGCCTGTGGCAGCGGAAGCTCCGGCGACACCGCCGAGTCACCCTCGACCGACCCGGTCACCACCGAGGCCGACGCCGACACGACCGACGAGACCACGAGCACCGACCCGGCCGACGACGCGACGACCGACGAACCGGCCGACGTCGACACCACGCCGACCAACCCCGACAAGCCCGTCGTCGAGATTCCCGACGAGGCCCCGACCGAACTCGTCCGCACCGTGCTCGACGAGGGCACCGGCGAGCCGGCCGTCGTCGGCGACACGCTGATCGTCGACTACGTCGGCGTCCGCACCGTCGACGGCGTCGAGTTCGACAACAGCTACGACCGTGAGCCGTTCCCGATCACCCTCGGCGCCGGCAGCGTCATCCAGGGCTGGGAAGACGGCCTGCTCGGCACCAAGCAGGGCGAGCGTGTGCAGCTCGACATCCCCAGCGAACTCGGCTACGGGGAGGCCGCACGCTCCGAGGTCATCCGCGAGAACGAAGACCTCACGTTCGTGATCGACGTGCTCGCGCTCGTCACCGCCGCCGACCCGGCCGATGCCCCCACCGAGCCCGGCGTGCCGCTGTCGGAAGGTGCCGAGGCCACCACGTTCGACGACCTCGTCGTGGGTGAGGGTGATCCGCTCGAACCCGGCATGACCGCACTCATCCGCTACGTCAACTTCCGTGGCGACAACGGGGTCGCCATCGAGTCGAACTGGACGGCCGATCCGCTGCAGATTCCGTACAGCGCCGATCAGCTCTTCCCCGGCCTGTTCCTCGGCATGGAGGGCATGAACATCGGCGGTCGGCGTGCGATCACGATCCCGCCGGACGACGGCTTCGGTCCCGACGGCAACCCGCAGGGTGGGCTGCCGGCCGGCACCGACATGATCTTCGTCATCGAACTGCTCGGCGCCTACTGA
- a CDS encoding ABC1 kinase family protein, whose amino-acid sequence MTKTLIVGGVAIGAGLVARRLATSEQVQRTWFARSAKLARMGARVGGTYASTAARKTFASAERRDELDREREFRTAEQVAAELGQMKGALMKLGQMASYLDDGLPEPLRLALAQLQSDAPPMSTDLARATVEAELGRPIDELFVEFDDEPIAAASIGQVHRAIIRSRDADGDAVERAVAVKVQYPGVGDAIASDLRNADMLGVLLKQSFGGLDPSEMVDEIKIRLADEVDYELEATNQQLFADFYRDHPFIRIPEVVPHYSTKRVLTTELAHGHRWADMLQWDQAARDRVGEIIFRFVFRSLYRFGAFNGDPHPGNYLFHDDGTVTFLDFGLVKHFTDDELDTFGSMVKAAAVDHDAPEFRRILEQIGMLQPGAPVDTDEVGEYFSLFYDTVRTDAEMTWTREYANSVVRHTFDRSSPISQYATVPRAFVFIQRINLGLYALLGELGATGNYRRIASELWTWIDGPPSTELGRAEAEWLASRPVSVAD is encoded by the coding sequence ATGACGAAGACCTTGATCGTCGGCGGCGTGGCGATCGGTGCCGGTCTGGTGGCCCGTCGGCTCGCCACCTCGGAGCAGGTGCAACGCACGTGGTTCGCGCGCAGCGCCAAGCTGGCACGGATGGGCGCAAGGGTCGGCGGCACCTACGCCTCCACCGCGGCCCGCAAGACGTTCGCGTCGGCGGAGCGGCGTGACGAACTCGACCGCGAGCGCGAGTTCCGCACCGCCGAGCAGGTCGCCGCCGAGCTCGGCCAGATGAAGGGCGCGCTGATGAAGCTCGGCCAGATGGCCAGCTACCTCGACGACGGACTGCCCGAACCGTTGCGTCTCGCACTCGCACAGTTGCAGTCCGACGCACCCCCGATGTCGACCGACCTCGCCCGTGCCACGGTCGAAGCCGAACTGGGCAGGCCGATCGACGAACTGTTCGTCGAGTTCGACGACGAGCCGATCGCCGCCGCATCGATCGGCCAGGTGCACCGGGCGATCATCCGCAGCCGTGACGCCGACGGCGACGCGGTCGAGCGGGCCGTGGCGGTCAAGGTCCAGTACCCCGGCGTGGGTGACGCGATCGCCTCCGATCTGCGCAACGCCGACATGCTCGGTGTGCTGCTCAAACAGAGCTTCGGCGGGCTCGACCCGTCGGAGATGGTCGACGAGATCAAGATCCGCCTCGCCGACGAGGTCGACTACGAACTCGAGGCCACCAACCAGCAACTGTTCGCCGACTTCTATCGCGATCATCCCTTCATCCGCATCCCCGAGGTTGTCCCCCACTACTCGACCAAGCGCGTGCTCACCACCGAACTGGCGCACGGGCACCGCTGGGCCGACATGTTGCAGTGGGATCAGGCTGCACGCGATCGGGTCGGCGAGATCATCTTCCGGTTCGTGTTCCGGTCGCTGTACCGCTTCGGCGCGTTCAACGGCGATCCGCATCCGGGCAACTATCTCTTCCACGACGACGGCACCGTCACGTTCCTCGACTTCGGACTGGTGAAGCACTTCACCGACGACGAACTCGACACGTTCGGGTCGATGGTCAAGGCGGCCGCCGTCGATCACGACGCTCCCGAGTTCCGTCGCATCCTCGAGCAGATCGGCATGCTGCAACCCGGCGCGCCGGTCGACACCGACGAGGTCGGCGAGTACTTCTCGCTCTTCTACGACACGGTCCGCACCGACGCCGAGATGACCTGGACACGCGAGTACGCCAACTCGGTGGTGCGCCACACGTTCGACCGGTCGAGCCCGATCAGCCAGTACGCGACCGTTCCCCGAGCGTTCGTGTTCATCCAGCGGATCAACCTCGGGCTCTACGCGCTGCTCGGCGAGCTCGGTGCGACCGGCAACTATCGCCGCATCGCCTCCGAACTCTGGACGTGGATCGACGGACCACCCAGCACCGAGCTCGGCCGCGCCGAAGCGGAGTGGCTCGCGTCACGCCCCGTTTCCGTCGCCGACTGA
- a CDS encoding alpha/beta fold hydrolase: MRDFGRRDGPVVILLHGWTATADLNWFKCYDALAEHYRVIAYDHRGHGGGLRTKKRFRLEDCADDAVLVADALGVERFIAVGYSMGGPIAQLTWRRHPERVDGLVLCATAPVFNGERVERWGFAGLTGLAALARVTPEQARSWLTDQLYLNRKADQWEPWAIREASRHDWRMLLEAGKAIGSFTSEDWIGSLDVPASLVVTMHDRVVSRRRQTRLFELISDADVYRIDGDHDACVAEADQFVPSLLRSLQSVRARLS; this comes from the coding sequence GTGCGCGACTTCGGTCGTCGAGACGGCCCGGTCGTCATCCTCCTCCACGGGTGGACCGCCACCGCCGACCTCAACTGGTTCAAGTGCTACGACGCGCTCGCCGAGCACTATCGGGTCATCGCGTACGACCACCGGGGGCACGGTGGCGGCCTGCGCACGAAGAAGCGGTTCCGGCTCGAGGACTGCGCCGACGATGCGGTGCTGGTCGCCGATGCGCTCGGCGTCGAGCGGTTCATCGCCGTCGGGTACTCGATGGGCGGCCCGATCGCCCAGCTCACCTGGCGACGCCATCCCGAGCGCGTCGACGGGCTCGTGCTGTGCGCCACCGCTCCCGTGTTCAACGGTGAACGCGTCGAGCGCTGGGGGTTCGCCGGGCTCACCGGGCTCGCCGCGCTCGCTCGCGTCACCCCCGAGCAGGCCCGTTCGTGGCTCACCGACCAGCTGTACCTGAACCGCAAGGCCGATCAGTGGGAGCCGTGGGCGATCCGTGAGGCCTCCCGCCACGACTGGCGGATGCTGCTCGAAGCGGGCAAGGCGATCGGCAGTTTCACGTCCGAAGACTGGATCGGTTCGCTCGACGTGCCGGCATCGCTCGTCGTCACCATGCACGACCGGGTCGTGAGCCGTCGGCGCCAGACCCGCCTGTTCGAGCTGATCTCCGATGCCGACGTGTACCGCATCGACGGCGACCACGACGCCTGTGTCGCCGAAGCCGACCAGTTCGTTCCGTCACTCCTGCGCTCGTTGCAGTCGGTTCGGGCGAGACTCTCGTGA
- the greA gene encoding transcription elongation factor GreA yields the protein MANPQLSQSAYDKLQAEFTDLTTRGRIEVANKIEVAREEGDLKENAGYHAAKDEQGHMEGRIRQLEHLLENAEIVEASLIYTIVYDGDSDDMAERYMIGNMEEDAPDADVISSTSPLGAALDGASEGDVVTYDAPNGSLTVKVLKVETH from the coding sequence ATGGCGAACCCGCAGCTCTCCCAGTCGGCCTACGACAAATTGCAGGCCGAGTTCACCGACCTCACGACCCGTGGCCGCATCGAAGTGGCCAACAAGATCGAAGTCGCCCGAGAAGAAGGCGACCTCAAGGAGAACGCCGGCTATCACGCGGCGAAAGACGAGCAGGGCCACATGGAAGGTCGCATCCGGCAACTCGAGCACCTGCTCGAGAACGCCGAGATCGTCGAGGCCAGCCTGATCTACACCATCGTGTACGACGGCGATTCCGACGACATGGCCGAGCGCTACATGATCGGCAACATGGAGGAAGACGCTCCCGACGCCGACGTCATCAGCTCGACCTCGCCGCTCGGCGCCGCACTCGACGGCGCATCCGAAGGTGATGTCGTCACCTACGACGCACCCAACGGATCGCTCACCGTCAAGGTCCTGAAGGTCGAAACACACTGA